One window of Chryseobacterium indologenes genomic DNA carries:
- the murA gene encoding UDP-N-acetylglucosamine 1-carboxyvinyltransferase: MSGTFQIRGGKRLQGEITPQGAKNEALQILCAVLLTDEEVRIKNIPDIHDVNRLIEILGDFGVKITKNGQGDYTFKADQVNFDYIKSNEFKKDGAKLRGSIMLMGPMLARYGEAYMPTPGGDKIGRRRLDTHFQGLVELGAEFNYDEEEYFYSLKAKELRGKFILLEEASVTGTANIVMAAALAKGKTRIYNAACEPYLQQLCKMLNRMGANISGIGSNLLTIEGVDYLRGTEHTMLPDMVEIGSWIGLAAMTKSEITIKNVNWNQLGVIPNTFRKLGIELEQSGDDIYIPAQEHYKIQKFIDGSILTISDAPWPGFTPDLLSIILVVATQAKGSILVHQKMFESRLFFVDKLIDMGAQIILCDPHRATVIGLNQEAPLRGTTMVSPDIRAGNALLIAALSAEGKSIIHNIEQIDRGYENIDGRLKAIGADIERI; encoded by the coding sequence ATGAGTGGAACATTTCAAATAAGAGGAGGAAAAAGACTGCAGGGCGAAATAACTCCACAAGGGGCCAAGAATGAGGCTCTACAAATTTTATGTGCGGTACTCCTTACGGACGAAGAAGTAAGAATCAAAAATATTCCTGATATTCATGATGTGAACAGACTGATTGAAATTCTTGGAGATTTTGGGGTAAAAATTACTAAAAACGGACAGGGAGATTATACTTTCAAGGCTGATCAGGTAAATTTTGATTACATAAAATCTAACGAGTTCAAAAAAGACGGCGCAAAATTACGTGGATCTATTATGCTGATGGGGCCAATGCTTGCCCGTTATGGTGAAGCCTATATGCCGACTCCGGGAGGGGACAAAATCGGAAGAAGAAGACTGGATACCCACTTTCAGGGACTTGTTGAATTAGGCGCTGAATTCAATTATGATGAGGAAGAATATTTCTATTCTTTAAAAGCTAAAGAATTAAGAGGAAAATTCATCTTACTGGAAGAAGCTTCTGTTACCGGAACTGCCAATATTGTGATGGCAGCAGCCTTAGCAAAAGGAAAAACAAGAATCTACAACGCAGCCTGCGAACCTTATCTTCAGCAATTATGTAAAATGCTGAACAGAATGGGAGCCAATATCTCAGGAATCGGGTCTAACCTTCTTACCATTGAAGGAGTAGATTATCTGAGAGGAACAGAACATACTATGCTTCCGGATATGGTAGAAATCGGATCGTGGATTGGTCTTGCAGCCATGACGAAGTCTGAAATTACCATTAAAAATGTAAACTGGAACCAGCTTGGTGTCATCCCGAATACATTCAGAAAATTAGGAATTGAGCTTGAGCAAAGTGGTGATGATATCTACATTCCTGCTCAGGAACATTATAAAATTCAGAAGTTTATTGACGGATCTATCCTTACTATCTCGGATGCTCCTTGGCCAGGATTTACGCCGGATTTATTATCTATTATTCTAGTGGTAGCTACTCAGGCAAAAGGAAGTATTCTGGTTCATCAGAAAATGTTTGAATCCAGATTATTCTTTGTTGATAAATTAATTGACATGGGAGCTCAGATCATTTTATGTGATCCGCACAGAGCTACGGTAATCGGGTTGAACCAGGAAGCTCCGTTAAGAGGAACAACAATGGTTTCTCCGGATATCAGAGCCGGAAATGCACTTCTTATTGCAGCACTTTCTGCAGAAGGAAAATCTATTATCCACAATATCGAGCAAATCGACAGAGGATATGAAAATATCGATGGAAGACTGAAAGCAATTGGTGCTGATATCGAAAGAATTTAA
- a CDS encoding NIL domain-containing protein, which yields MITPNPGLQVLQNKINLPKKELLLEIELNGKMKFEHLMNTIYNQFGICHRVLSANVEYVNGYSFGSVQLYINVSSEDFQQLEIYLNKNKLMNTTVEYICRKYF from the coding sequence ATGATTACACCTAATCCGGGCCTGCAGGTTTTACAAAATAAAATTAACCTGCCTAAAAAAGAATTGTTATTGGAAATAGAGTTGAATGGCAAAATGAAATTTGAACATTTGATGAATACGATCTATAATCAATTCGGCATTTGTCATAGAGTGTTATCCGCTAATGTAGAGTATGTGAACGGATATAGTTTTGGTTCAGTACAGTTATATATTAATGTAAGTTCAGAAGATTTTCAGCAGCTTGAGATCTATCTGAATAAAAATAAACTTATGAATACAACAGTGGAGTATATCTGCAGAAAGTATTTTTAA
- a CDS encoding YiiX/YebB-like N1pC/P60 family cysteine hydrolase, translating into MSEFRTKKRIKKGAVIWFLSCLMVLLVQCKNAYSGKVQLKNGDLLFVTAKESGLSGAINNVTQKQKAASFDHIGILEKEGNKMFVLHAAPKGGSQKQDLKDFIKDQKEDGQEVIVYRLKPEYQKAIPEAIKKAHSMLGKTYNFNYILDENSYYCSDFVERAFRKENIFKLEPMTFIDPKTGKTNAFWEEFYTKKNLKVPEGEPGCNPNGLAGSDKLERIGNY; encoded by the coding sequence ATGTCTGAATTTAGAACTAAAAAAAGAATAAAAAAGGGTGCTGTTATTTGGTTTTTATCCTGTCTGATGGTATTATTGGTACAGTGTAAAAATGCTTATTCCGGTAAGGTACAGCTTAAAAATGGTGATCTGCTTTTTGTAACGGCTAAAGAATCTGGCCTTTCCGGTGCAATCAATAATGTCACTCAAAAACAGAAGGCTGCCTCATTTGATCATATCGGAATTCTTGAAAAAGAAGGAAATAAAATGTTTGTTCTGCATGCTGCTCCGAAAGGTGGTTCTCAAAAACAAGATCTGAAGGATTTTATAAAAGATCAGAAAGAAGACGGGCAGGAGGTGATTGTTTATCGTTTAAAGCCGGAATATCAGAAAGCTATTCCTGAAGCTATTAAAAAAGCGCATTCCATGTTGGGGAAGACTTATAATTTCAATTATATCTTGGATGAAAATTCGTATTACTGTTCAGATTTTGTGGAAAGAGCTTTTCGTAAAGAAAATATTTTCAAGCTGGAGCCCATGACATTTATTGATCCCAAAACAGGAAAAACAAATGCATTCTGGGAAGAATTTTACACCAAAAAAAATCTCAAAGTCCCTGAAGGAGAGCCGGGTTGTAACCCTAACGGACTTGCCGGGTCTGATAAATTAGAAAGGATAGGAAACTATTAA
- a CDS encoding response regulator transcription factor: MPHILLVEDDDRLSKLIAKGFQEAEFEVTVAYDGITGLKLALQTNFDLIVTDIVLPKKNGLEFCNEIKALKPNLPVIMLTALGTTDDKLEGFDAGADDYLTKPFEMRELTVRIKVLLKRFSQQRLQKVSVLQYEGIEMNLEQKTVSRDHTPIKLTPKEFNLLKFMMENSERVLSRSEIAEKVWETHFDTGTNFIDVYINYLRKKIDKDFETKLIHTKAGMGFILKKDYESGLVQ; encoded by the coding sequence ATGCCACATATTTTATTAGTTGAAGACGATGACAGACTTTCCAAACTGATTGCAAAAGGATTTCAGGAAGCTGAATTTGAGGTGACCGTGGCTTATGATGGAATCACAGGTCTGAAACTGGCTTTGCAGACCAATTTTGATCTGATCGTCACAGATATTGTCCTTCCTAAAAAAAACGGCCTTGAATTTTGTAATGAAATCAAAGCATTAAAACCTAATCTTCCTGTCATTATGCTGACTGCACTGGGAACCACTGATGACAAACTAGAAGGATTTGATGCCGGAGCTGATGATTATCTGACCAAACCTTTTGAAATGCGGGAACTGACAGTAAGGATCAAAGTACTTCTGAAACGTTTTTCACAACAGAGGCTGCAAAAAGTTTCTGTTCTTCAATATGAGGGAATTGAAATGAATCTGGAGCAGAAAACGGTGAGCAGGGATCATACTCCGATAAAACTGACTCCGAAAGAATTTAATCTTTTAAAATTCATGATGGAGAATTCCGAAAGAGTTCTTTCCCGAAGTGAAATTGCAGAAAAAGTATGGGAGACCCATTTTGACACGGGCACCAATTTTATTGATGTATATATCAATTACCTTAGAAAAAAAATAGATAAAGATTTTGAAACGAAACTGATCCACACCAAAGCCGGCATGGGATTTATTCTGAAAAAAGACTATGAATCAGGCCTTGTACAGTAA
- a CDS encoding HAMP domain-containing sensor histidine kinase, giving the protein MKIRTQLTLLFTLITAMLLGVYSVSIYYSSKEAREKSFYSELQNEAIAKADLFFRSSLPEKEMHKLYKNNTRTLNEVQVAIYDVDKQLIYHDDAKVDYVKETPEMLSQIFQKKRINFFLNDLQVIGMVYHYEGKTYAVTAAAYDQYGYEYLTHLLTISIISFFIILILIYLAGIFLSKKALSPLSEMVNQIKKITAGKLQLRLKTTKEKDELNELAQNFNGMLERLENSFDSQKHFVSNISHELRTPLSAIIAELELASEKDKTKEEYKETIQYALNDARNMVKLSNSLMDLAKASYDPNEISFSEVRLDEILLESYSKIIRENSEYKVSLNIEDSIEEHQLIIQGNEYLLQVAFNNLIDNACKYSPEHSCQIDVRIHSKYLKISFINTGNMILKEDVQHIFEPFFRSGTTRLEKGHGIGLFLTKKIILLHNAKVTVISDHNETIFTVEFIIS; this is encoded by the coding sequence ATGAAAATAAGAACCCAACTTACGCTGCTTTTTACCTTAATCACTGCAATGCTTTTGGGGGTTTACAGCGTTTCGATCTATTATTCATCCAAAGAAGCCAGAGAGAAATCTTTTTATAGCGAACTTCAGAACGAAGCTATTGCTAAAGCTGATTTATTTTTCCGGAGTTCATTGCCTGAAAAGGAAATGCATAAACTTTATAAAAACAATACCAGAACGCTTAATGAAGTTCAGGTAGCGATTTATGATGTTGATAAGCAACTCATTTATCATGATGATGCGAAAGTAGATTATGTAAAGGAAACCCCGGAAATGCTTTCGCAGATATTCCAGAAAAAGAGAATCAATTTCTTTCTAAACGATTTACAGGTGATTGGAATGGTATATCATTATGAGGGAAAAACTTACGCCGTCACTGCAGCAGCTTATGATCAATATGGATATGAATATCTCACTCACCTTCTTACGATCAGCATTATTTCCTTCTTTATTATTTTAATATTGATTTATCTGGCCGGGATATTTCTCTCGAAAAAAGCATTGAGCCCACTTAGTGAAATGGTCAATCAGATCAAAAAAATCACAGCCGGAAAATTACAGTTACGCCTGAAAACAACGAAGGAAAAAGATGAACTTAATGAGCTTGCCCAAAACTTCAACGGAATGCTGGAAAGACTTGAGAACTCTTTTGATTCACAAAAGCATTTCGTATCAAACATTTCACATGAACTGAGAACTCCTTTATCTGCGATTATTGCCGAACTGGAACTGGCTTCTGAAAAAGATAAGACCAAAGAGGAATACAAAGAAACCATTCAATATGCCCTGAATGACGCCCGAAATATGGTAAAACTGTCCAACAGCTTAATGGACCTCGCCAAAGCAAGCTATGATCCCAATGAAATCAGTTTTTCCGAAGTCCGCCTGGATGAGATTCTTCTGGAATCTTACAGCAAAATAATAAGAGAAAATTCAGAATATAAAGTTTCACTGAACATCGAAGATTCAATAGAAGAACACCAACTGATTATTCAGGGAAACGAATATCTGCTGCAGGTTGCATTTAATAATCTTATTGACAATGCCTGTAAATATTCTCCGGAGCACAGTTGTCAGATAGATGTCAGAATTCATTCTAAATATCTTAAAATAAGCTTTATTAATACTGGAAATATGATTCTTAAGGAAGATGTACAGCATATTTTCGAGCCATTTTTTAGAAGCGGAACAACCAGACTGGAAAAAGGCCACGGAATAGGATTATTCCTCACCAAAAAAATTATTCTGCTCCACAATGCAAAAGTGACTGTAATATCAGATCATAACGAAACTATTTTCACAGTAGAATTTATAATCAGTTGA
- a CDS encoding EamA family transporter, producing MKKSNIAIPATLLAIICVQGGASIAKQLFPAIGAIGTVTLRIVLSAVLLTLINRPKFLQFDRQKWKYCAVYGVGLAAMNLIFYMAIQRIPLGLAVTVEFAGPLFLALALSRKLLDVVWALLACVGILLIVPWQNDHVDLVGLGLAFLAGMFWAVYIIMGGKVSKIMDGKDAVTTGMIFASMVIIPFTIWDGAVFNLTPAIFVKGLGVAILSSALPFSLEIMALKRLPAKTFSILMSLEPAFAALSGLVFLAEELSFLQWISIACVIAASIGTTVFNKKSLSHE from the coding sequence ATGAAAAAATCAAACATAGCAATACCAGCTACGCTTTTAGCGATCATCTGTGTACAGGGAGGAGCGTCCATTGCCAAGCAGCTTTTTCCTGCCATCGGAGCTATTGGTACAGTTACTTTAAGGATTGTACTTTCTGCTGTTTTGCTTACGTTGATTAACCGTCCGAAATTTTTACAGTTTGATAGGCAAAAATGGAAATACTGTGCGGTCTACGGAGTAGGACTGGCTGCAATGAACCTTATTTTTTATATGGCAATTCAAAGGATTCCATTGGGATTGGCGGTTACAGTAGAATTTGCAGGTCCTTTATTTCTTGCGCTGGCTTTATCCCGTAAGCTATTGGATGTTGTATGGGCATTATTAGCCTGTGTCGGAATTCTGCTGATTGTTCCATGGCAAAATGATCACGTTGATTTGGTAGGTCTTGGGCTGGCCTTTCTGGCGGGGATGTTCTGGGCTGTTTACATCATCATGGGTGGAAAGGTTTCAAAAATAATGGACGGAAAAGATGCGGTAACGACTGGGATGATATTTGCAAGTATGGTAATTATTCCCTTTACGATTTGGGATGGAGCGGTTTTTAATCTTACCCCTGCTATTTTTGTTAAAGGTCTCGGTGTGGCTATTCTTTCGAGTGCTTTGCCTTTTTCATTAGAAATTATGGCATTGAAAAGACTTCCTGCAAAGACTTTCAGTATTCTGATGAGTCTTGAACCTGCATTTGCGGCACTTTCAGGATTGGTTTTTCTTGCCGAAGAACTATCTTTTTTACAGTGGATTTCTATTGCATGTGTCATTGCTGCCAGCATAGGAACTACAGTTTTCAATAAAAAATCTCTTTCTCATGAGTAG
- a CDS encoding MgtC/SapB family protein, producing the protein MNTFEFTLRLLTAFALGASIGFERQWRQKSAGLRTNTLVCLGSAAFVLLSIRIGGDATGRIASYIVSGIGFLGGGVIMKDGLTVRGLNTAATIWCSASVGALSAMGFPFEAAITSGFIILTHVILRPLGVKLGNTINNRNHYTEYLLSIKCKSEVENHVRVQLMQSLSGNDKVLLKSLTSDDNGLPENAIITAEVHASTPQDSFMEKTASRLTIEDKVIKVSWEIIGTENDL; encoded by the coding sequence ATGAATACATTCGAATTTACCCTTCGTCTCCTTACCGCATTTGCCTTAGGTGCAAGCATTGGTTTCGAAAGACAGTGGCGTCAGAAAAGCGCAGGTCTCCGTACCAATACCCTTGTATGTCTTGGCTCAGCTGCATTTGTTCTTCTTTCTATCAGAATTGGAGGTGATGCTACAGGCAGAATAGCCTCTTATATTGTAAGCGGGATTGGTTTTTTGGGCGGAGGCGTCATCATGAAAGATGGCCTTACCGTTAGAGGACTCAATACAGCAGCTACCATCTGGTGTTCCGCCTCTGTAGGAGCTCTCAGTGCCATGGGATTTCCTTTTGAGGCAGCCATTACCAGTGGATTTATTATTCTCACCCATGTCATTCTCCGTCCTTTAGGTGTAAAACTGGGCAATACTATCAACAACAGAAACCATTATACCGAATACCTTCTCAGCATCAAATGCAAAAGTGAAGTGGAAAATCATGTCCGCGTACAACTCATGCAATCGCTGAGCGGAAATGATAAAGTATTACTTAAATCCCTTACCAGCGATGACAACGGCCTTCCCGAAAATGCCATCATTACTGCAGAAGTTCATGCTTCTACTCCACAAGACAGTTTCATGGAAAAAACAGCCAGCAGACTTACGATTGAAGATAAAGTCATCAAAGTAAGCTGGGAAATTATAGGTACTGAAAACGATTTGTAA
- the mgtA gene encoding magnesium-translocating P-type ATPase codes for MLKKSSNKNLNSAALVKLKEAAAESEKMIYALLETSEEGLSENTVKDRLKIYGKNEIATQKAPSWVKQFAHSFFNPFNYILACIAIISLFIDAILVPAGEKDFSTSIIISVMLLFSTVLRFIQEFRSNKAAEALKKMVKTSCLTKRKFNESKEIEITEIVPGDMIILSAGDMVPADCRILKSKDLFISESILTGEALPVEKNALPIKEAKDRNPLSLQNICFMGTNVVSGSATVVVANTGIFTYFGSISRSLASKRPETAFDIGINKVSYLLIRFMLIMTPVIFLINGLVKGDWMQALLFAIAVAVGLTPEMLPMIVTANLAKGAVNMSKKKVIVKRLNAIQNIGAMDILCTDKTGTLTLDKIVLETHLNVRGIEDDEVLKWGYLNSFHQTGLKNLLDQAVLDHAEVHNLMKADELYQKVDEIPFDFERRRMSVVLNTSTGKHLMICKGAVEEMLPLCQYALDPGEDHSLHIENDNSVPLDDLMKQQIIRMSEKLNAEGLRVLLIAIREFDGDHPLNYSVADENSLTLTGFMGFLDPAKPSAEPSIKALHKLGVEVKVVTGDNDIVAKKICHDVGIPINTIMLGEELEHMSDEELCKDMDLYSVFAKVSPLQKQRIVKILRSKGHTVGFMGDGINDAAAIKEADVGISVDTGADIAKESADIILLEKDLMVLRSGVIYGRRTFGNIVKYIKMTASSNFGNMFSMIGASALLPFLPMLPLQILTQNLLYDVSQASIPWDTMDKDFLEKPKKWEAASIKKFMLYIGPLSSIFDYVTFAVMFFIFKANTPEQQGLFQTGWFVEGLLSQTLIVHIIRTKKIPFIQSWAATPVVALTSLIMLIGILVPFTPMAVYLKMQPLPLSYFPYLIGILTGYCVLTQLVKQWFIKKFGQWL; via the coding sequence ATGTTAAAAAAATCTTCAAACAAAAATCTCAATTCCGCCGCTCTTGTAAAATTGAAAGAAGCTGCTGCCGAGAGCGAAAAAATGATTTATGCCCTTCTGGAAACCTCAGAAGAAGGCCTCAGCGAAAACACGGTAAAAGACCGGCTGAAAATTTATGGTAAAAATGAAATTGCAACTCAAAAAGCGCCCTCATGGGTCAAACAGTTTGCCCATTCTTTCTTTAATCCATTTAATTATATCCTGGCCTGTATTGCTATCATTTCATTATTTATTGATGCTATTCTTGTACCTGCCGGGGAAAAAGATTTCAGTACCAGTATTATTATTTCCGTGATGCTGCTCTTCAGTACGGTTTTAAGATTCATTCAGGAATTCCGAAGCAACAAAGCGGCAGAAGCATTAAAAAAGATGGTAAAGACAAGCTGTCTCACCAAAAGAAAATTTAATGAAAGTAAAGAAATAGAAATCACTGAAATTGTCCCCGGAGATATGATTATTCTGTCCGCAGGGGATATGGTTCCGGCCGACTGCAGAATTCTTAAGAGTAAAGATCTTTTCATCAGTGAATCCATCCTGACGGGAGAAGCACTTCCTGTAGAAAAAAATGCACTCCCCATCAAAGAAGCCAAAGACCGCAATCCCCTCAGCCTTCAGAATATATGCTTTATGGGTACCAATGTAGTAAGCGGATCTGCAACAGTTGTTGTGGCAAACACGGGTATTTTCACCTATTTCGGAAGCATCAGCAGAAGCCTGGCTTCTAAAAGACCAGAAACTGCTTTTGATATCGGGATCAATAAAGTGAGTTATCTGCTGATCAGATTTATGCTGATCATGACTCCTGTTATTTTCCTTATTAACGGATTGGTAAAAGGAGACTGGATGCAGGCTTTATTATTTGCCATTGCTGTTGCCGTAGGATTAACTCCTGAAATGCTTCCTATGATTGTTACTGCCAATCTCGCCAAGGGAGCAGTCAATATGAGCAAAAAGAAAGTAATCGTTAAAAGACTCAATGCTATTCAGAATATCGGAGCTATGGATATTCTCTGTACTGATAAAACAGGAACGCTTACACTGGATAAAATTGTATTGGAAACCCACCTCAACGTTCGTGGTATTGAAGATGATGAAGTATTGAAATGGGGCTACCTCAACAGTTTTCATCAAACCGGCCTCAAAAATCTGCTGGATCAGGCAGTGCTGGATCATGCTGAAGTTCACAACCTGATGAAAGCTGATGAATTGTATCAAAAGGTAGACGAAATTCCTTTTGATTTTGAAAGAAGAAGAATGTCTGTGGTATTGAATACCTCTACGGGAAAACACCTGATGATCTGTAAAGGTGCAGTCGAAGAAATGCTTCCTTTATGCCAATATGCATTAGATCCAGGCGAAGATCACAGCCTGCATATCGAGAATGATAATAGTGTTCCACTGGATGATCTTATGAAACAGCAAATTATCAGAATGTCCGAAAAACTGAATGCGGAAGGACTACGTGTATTATTGATTGCCATCCGGGAATTTGACGGTGATCATCCACTGAATTATTCTGTTGCTGATGAAAATAGCCTTACGCTTACAGGATTCATGGGATTCCTTGATCCGGCGAAACCCTCTGCAGAACCAAGCATCAAAGCTTTACACAAACTGGGCGTAGAAGTAAAAGTAGTAACCGGTGATAACGATATAGTGGCTAAAAAAATATGCCACGATGTAGGAATTCCTATCAATACTATTATGCTTGGTGAGGAACTGGAGCATATGAGTGATGAGGAACTTTGCAAGGATATGGACCTCTATTCTGTTTTTGCTAAAGTAAGTCCTCTACAAAAACAACGTATTGTAAAAATATTAAGATCCAAGGGTCATACCGTTGGCTTTATGGGAGATGGGATCAATGATGCGGCAGCCATAAAGGAAGCAGATGTAGGAATCTCCGTTGATACCGGGGCAGACATTGCCAAAGAAAGTGCAGATATCATTCTGTTGGAAAAAGATCTGATGGTCCTTCGAAGCGGAGTGATCTATGGAAGAAGAACTTTCGGAAATATCGTGAAGTATATAAAAATGACTGCCAGCAGCAACTTCGGAAATATGTTCAGCATGATCGGAGCCAGTGCGTTGCTTCCGTTTCTGCCTATGCTTCCGCTGCAGATTCTGACACAGAATTTACTGTATGATGTATCGCAAGCCTCCATTCCATGGGATACGATGGATAAAGACTTTCTGGAAAAACCGAAAAAGTGGGAAGCTGCAAGCATTAAAAAATTCATGCTGTATATAGGTCCTTTGAGTTCCATTTTTGATTATGTGACTTTTGCTGTGATGTTCTTCATTTTTAAAGCCAATACACCGGAACAACAAGGTTTGTTTCAGACTGGCTGGTTTGTGGAAGGGTTATTATCTCAAACCTTGATTGTTCACATTATCAGAACAAAAAAAATTCCATTTATCCAAAGCTGGGCCGCCACACCGGTAGTTGCTTTAACAAGTTTAATCATGCTGATCGGAATCCTGGTTCCCTTCACTCCAATGGCCGTATATCTGAAAATGCAGCCTTTACCTCTGAGTTATTTTCCTTATTTAATAGGAATTCTTACAGGATACTGTGTTTTAACCCAGCTTGTGAAACAATGGTTCATCAAAAAATTCGGACAGTGGCTTTAG
- a CDS encoding efflux RND transporter periplasmic adaptor subunit: protein MRKTVLTIVFLTLVTSCKNPKSETPQDQDLRIKNDHVTVPENNPIFKKIKTQVVTEQEHSEGVISAGTIQAIPNHYAEIASPFSGRITRSFIQLGQNIPAGSPLFEILSSDYFSVQKDYTDALNDVQLAEKNYRRQQDLVKHGVGIQKELDEVETDFKNKKTSLSNASSALKVYNSKGGIGSPLIVRAPINGEIISNKIVNGQYLKGDADPVMIIAELSKVWISGDVKEKDIRFVNTGDQVSVKVSAYPDRNITGKVYHINEIVDEGTRSIKVLIECDNPDRKLKPGMYATVQFSTTPEKAVMIPVTALMQQDSSQYVWVKTGNNQYKKRSVTTGETDEKTVRITSGLKPGETIMTEGGIYMLDAK from the coding sequence ATGAGAAAAACAGTCTTAACAATAGTCTTTTTGACATTGGTAACCTCTTGTAAAAATCCCAAAAGTGAAACTCCGCAGGATCAGGATCTCCGTATAAAAAACGATCACGTGACCGTTCCTGAAAATAATCCCATTTTCAAAAAAATTAAAACACAGGTTGTTACCGAACAGGAACATAGTGAGGGAGTAATCTCAGCAGGAACAATCCAGGCGATTCCCAATCACTATGCGGAAATTGCCAGCCCTTTTTCCGGAAGAATTACCCGGTCATTTATTCAGCTTGGACAAAATATTCCTGCCGGAAGCCCGCTTTTCGAGATCCTTTCTTCAGATTATTTTTCAGTCCAAAAGGATTATACAGATGCCTTGAATGATGTACAGCTTGCGGAAAAAAATTACAGACGCCAGCAAGATCTTGTCAAGCACGGAGTAGGTATCCAGAAGGAACTGGACGAAGTAGAAACCGATTTTAAAAATAAAAAGACATCTCTTTCCAACGCATCTTCAGCTTTAAAGGTCTATAACAGCAAAGGAGGGATAGGAAGTCCTCTCATTGTACGAGCTCCTATCAATGGAGAAATTATTTCCAACAAAATTGTAAACGGCCAATATCTAAAGGGAGATGCAGATCCGGTAATGATTATCGCAGAATTATCAAAAGTCTGGATTTCCGGTGATGTAAAGGAAAAAGACATTCGTTTTGTCAATACCGGAGATCAGGTTTCAGTAAAGGTAAGTGCCTATCCGGACAGGAATATTACCGGAAAAGTGTATCACATCAATGAAATAGTGGATGAAGGCACCCGAAGTATAAAAGTTCTTATTGAATGTGATAATCCAGACAGAAAATTAAAACCTGGAATGTACGCCACTGTGCAATTCTCAACAACTCCTGAAAAAGCAGTGATGATTCCTGTAACGGCATTAATGCAGCAGGACAGTTCGCAATATGTATGGGTAAAAACCGGTAATAATCAATATAAAAAACGTTCTGTGACAACGGGAGAAACCGATGAAAAAACAGTAAGAATCACATCAGGATTAAAACCCGGAGAAACCATCATGACTGAAGGAGGAATTTATATGCTGGATGCAAAATAA